One window of the Ramlibacter henchirensis genome contains the following:
- a CDS encoding crotonase/enoyl-CoA hydratase family protein gives MSEFLIYEQQGPVVTLTMNQPEQRNPLTGNTAVAEFLAAIDRIDADNSVRCVILTANGPSFSAGGDLREMKRQSTPAVSEMDIRQEYRRGIQRLPLALFNLEVPVIAAVNGHAIGAGLDLACMCDLRIASDKAKFAESFVKVGIIPGDGGAWLLPRIIGLSRASELAFTGDTIDAQQALAWNLVSRVVPHAELMDAARELAGRITANAAHALRLTKRLIREGMHSRLDTVLELSSVFQAVSHKTPDHMEAVNAFLEKRKPQFGS, from the coding sequence ATGTCCGAGTTCCTGATCTACGAGCAGCAGGGCCCCGTGGTCACGCTGACCATGAACCAGCCGGAGCAGCGCAATCCGCTCACCGGTAATACCGCGGTCGCTGAATTCCTCGCGGCCATCGACCGCATCGACGCCGACAACAGCGTGCGCTGCGTGATCCTGACCGCCAACGGCCCCTCGTTCTCCGCGGGCGGCGATCTCCGCGAGATGAAGCGACAGTCCACCCCCGCCGTCAGCGAGATGGACATCCGCCAGGAATACCGGCGCGGCATCCAGCGGCTGCCGCTCGCGCTGTTCAACCTGGAGGTGCCGGTGATCGCAGCGGTGAACGGCCATGCCATCGGGGCGGGGCTCGACCTGGCCTGCATGTGCGACTTGCGCATCGCTTCCGACAAGGCGAAGTTCGCCGAGAGTTTCGTCAAGGTCGGCATCATTCCGGGCGATGGCGGTGCCTGGCTGCTGCCGCGCATCATCGGCCTTTCGCGTGCCTCGGAACTGGCGTTCACCGGCGACACCATCGATGCCCAGCAGGCGCTGGCCTGGAACCTGGTCTCGCGCGTCGTGCCGCATGCGGAACTGATGGATGCCGCCCGTGAGCTGGCCGGACGCATCACGGCCAACGCCGCCCACGCGCTGCGCCTGACCAAGCGCCTGATCCGGGAGGGCATGCATTCGCGGCTGGACACCGTGCTGGAGCTCTCATCAGTGTTTCAGGCCGTCTCGCACAAGACGCCTGATCACATGGAGGCGGTGAATGCTTTCCTGGAGAAAAGGAAACCGCAATTCGGCAGCTGA
- a CDS encoding acyl-CoA dehydrogenase family protein, producing MADLLDNLQLASLPPHTEAFRREVKHFLAQELPPTPADVRSRSWLAFDAEFSRKLGARGWVGVTLPKQYGGAELDAFSRFVLVEELLAVGAPVGAHWIADRQSGPLILKFGSDAQKARYLPGICRGEIFFCIGMSEPNSGSDLASVASRAVRTDKGWRLNGRKIWTTNGHKCDYTIALVRTSGSPADRHAGLSQFVVDLKLPGVTVRPIVDLTGDAHFSEMFFDDVELDPEALIGNEGDGWKQVNAELAFERSGPERLYSSIVLLDAWLGWLRESARFEQQLETVGRFAAHLATLRQLSVAITAKLAAGESPVVEAALVKDLGTEFEQAVPAIIEAAIGADPADPPGEELVRTLAYVSHMAPTFSLRGGTREILRGMIARGLGLR from the coding sequence ATGGCCGACCTCCTGGACAACCTGCAGCTGGCGTCGCTGCCGCCTCACACAGAAGCCTTTCGCCGCGAAGTGAAGCATTTCCTGGCGCAGGAACTGCCGCCCACCCCTGCCGACGTACGCTCCCGCTCCTGGCTGGCCTTCGACGCCGAATTCAGCCGCAAGCTCGGCGCCCGCGGCTGGGTCGGAGTCACGCTGCCGAAGCAGTACGGCGGCGCCGAGCTCGACGCCTTCAGCCGCTTCGTCCTGGTCGAGGAGCTGCTCGCCGTCGGTGCGCCGGTCGGTGCCCACTGGATCGCCGACCGCCAGAGCGGGCCGCTGATCCTGAAGTTCGGCTCCGACGCTCAGAAGGCGCGCTACCTGCCGGGCATCTGCCGCGGCGAGATCTTCTTCTGCATCGGCATGAGCGAGCCGAATTCCGGATCCGACCTGGCCAGCGTGGCGAGTCGGGCGGTGCGCACCGACAAGGGGTGGCGCCTCAACGGTCGCAAGATCTGGACGACCAACGGCCACAAGTGCGACTACACGATCGCGCTGGTGCGCACCTCCGGGAGTCCTGCCGATCGCCACGCAGGGCTTTCGCAGTTCGTCGTCGACCTGAAGCTCCCGGGCGTCACCGTGCGGCCGATCGTGGACCTCACGGGCGATGCACATTTCAGCGAGATGTTCTTCGATGACGTGGAACTCGATCCTGAAGCACTCATCGGCAACGAGGGCGACGGCTGGAAGCAGGTGAACGCGGAGCTCGCGTTCGAACGCAGCGGCCCGGAGCGCCTGTACTCGAGCATCGTGCTGCTCGACGCTTGGCTGGGCTGGCTGCGAGAGAGCGCGCGCTTCGAGCAGCAGCTGGAAACCGTCGGCCGGTTTGCCGCGCATCTCGCCACCCTTCGCCAGCTATCCGTCGCGATCACCGCCAAGCTGGCCGCAGGCGAAAGCCCCGTGGTCGAAGCCGCCCTGGTGAAGGACCTCGGCACCGAGTTCGAGCAGGCCGTCCCCGCGATCATCGAGGCGGCCATCGGAGCCGACCCGGCTGACCCGCCCGGCGAGGAGCTGGTGCGGACCCTCGCCTACGTCAGCCACATGGCACCGACCTTCTCGCTGCGAGGGGGTACCCGCGAGATCCTTCGCGGAATGATCGCGCGCGGCCTGGGCCTGCGCTGA
- a CDS encoding acyl-CoA dehydrogenase family protein → MFAEAISSILDHHCTPAAVRAIEGGASAQPLAAALADAGFLELLASEDHGGGGASWRDFFEVVLLCGGYAVPLPVAQTMATRLLTADPQGLPAGFITFAPALTRRADGFLQASQVPCAATASHVVGLVEGALLLLSIPQAHSAHSAIHGGLSASLCWPGDAGTVLQGGTAAAAFPYLGALLHAGLLAGAMKRCFDLTIGYANERVQFGKPIGKFQAVQHQLSVMAEHVAAARMASEAAFGIDALPTLPACAVAKARTSEAAQLVASIAHAVHGAIGVTEEYDLQLFTRRLHEWRLVHGSEAHWHRLLGRLVLESPHRLSVDFVRTVWEGAPA, encoded by the coding sequence ATGTTTGCAGAAGCGATCTCTTCGATTCTCGACCATCACTGCACACCCGCGGCGGTCCGTGCCATCGAGGGCGGCGCCAGCGCGCAGCCACTGGCCGCCGCGCTGGCCGACGCCGGTTTCCTCGAACTGCTCGCCTCTGAGGACCACGGCGGCGGCGGGGCGAGCTGGCGGGACTTCTTCGAAGTCGTGCTGCTGTGCGGCGGCTACGCCGTGCCGCTGCCCGTCGCGCAGACCATGGCCACCCGGCTGCTCACGGCCGACCCGCAGGGGCTGCCTGCCGGCTTCATCACTTTTGCGCCCGCACTGACGCGCCGCGCCGACGGCTTTTTGCAGGCGTCGCAGGTGCCATGCGCGGCCACTGCCTCGCACGTGGTAGGCCTGGTGGAGGGCGCGTTGTTGCTCCTGTCGATCCCACAGGCCCATTCCGCGCACAGCGCCATCCACGGCGGCCTGAGCGCCTCGCTGTGTTGGCCAGGCGATGCCGGGACTGTTTTGCAGGGGGGCACCGCCGCTGCTGCCTTTCCTTACCTTGGCGCGCTGCTCCATGCGGGCCTGCTCGCCGGGGCCATGAAGCGTTGCTTCGACCTCACGATCGGCTACGCCAACGAGCGCGTGCAGTTCGGCAAACCCATCGGCAAGTTCCAGGCCGTTCAGCACCAGCTGAGCGTGATGGCGGAACACGTAGCGGCCGCTCGCATGGCCTCGGAGGCCGCCTTCGGCATCGACGCATTGCCGACGCTGCCGGCCTGTGCGGTGGCCAAGGCGCGCACCAGCGAGGCCGCGCAGCTCGTCGCCTCCATCGCCCATGCCGTGCACGGCGCGATCGGCGTGACCGAGGAATACGATCTGCAGCTCTTCACCCGCCGGCTGCACGAGTGGCGCCTGGTGCACGGCTCGGAGGCCCATTGGCACCGGCTACTGGGGCGGCTGGTCCTCGAGAGCCCGCACCGGCTGTCAGTCGATTTCGTTCGGACCGTTTGGGAAGGTGCGCCCGCCTGA
- a CDS encoding nitroreductase, translating into MSIRAFTSQPVARETIKDILAVASRAPSGTNTQAWHVYVVAGAARDSLVQKACAAHDAMRDSPDLAATYQEEYAYYPKEWFSPYIERRRENGWSLYALLGIARGEKEKMHAQLQRNYKFFDAPVGLFFTIDRKLQGGALLDSGMFIQNVMVAARARDLHTCPQAAWNRYAKIVLPHIGAPANQMLVCGMALGFADEAAIVNEFRTPRVPVDEFTTWVDAA; encoded by the coding sequence ATGTCCATACGCGCCTTCACGAGCCAACCGGTAGCGCGCGAGACGATCAAGGACATCCTCGCAGTTGCGAGCCGGGCCCCGTCCGGCACTAACACGCAGGCATGGCACGTCTACGTCGTCGCTGGCGCGGCGCGCGACTCGTTGGTGCAGAAAGCGTGCGCGGCGCACGATGCAATGCGCGACTCGCCCGACCTGGCTGCAACCTACCAGGAGGAATATGCGTACTACCCGAAAGAGTGGTTTTCGCCCTATATCGAGCGTAGGCGCGAAAACGGCTGGAGCCTCTACGCTCTGCTTGGGATAGCGCGAGGCGAAAAGGAAAAGATGCATGCGCAGCTGCAGCGCAACTACAAGTTCTTCGATGCTCCGGTCGGCCTTTTCTTCACGATCGACCGCAAGCTGCAAGGCGGCGCCCTCCTCGACTCCGGCATGTTCATCCAGAACGTCATGGTCGCCGCACGGGCCCGGGACCTCCACACCTGCCCCCAGGCTGCGTGGAACCGCTACGCCAAGATCGTCCTCCCCCACATTGGCGCGCCGGCGAACCAGATGCTGGTCTGCGGCATGGCGCTTGGCTTCGCCGACGAGGCGGCCATCGTGAACGAATTTCGCACGCCCCGCGTGCCTGTCGACGAATTCACGACGTGGGTTGACGCCGCCTGA
- a CDS encoding SDR family NAD(P)-dependent oxidoreductase: protein MSTEFRGKTVIVTGAGRGIGQGIAQHMASLGATVVAVDSVERRLTRAQESLTAVEGKVIPLVTDVTSVADLQRLVDTVLQKCGSIDYLVNNAGVARQKPFLEYDEADYVLQVDVNYKGTFFATQLCAREMVKHKKGAVVNIASISAWHYTIPHSIYSGAKAAVVTFTRDAAYELGPHGVRVNCVAPGPIDTPLAAQMGASEKAGYDSVLRLGRWGQPLDIAQAVEFLCSERSAFITGQTLSVAGGADLCVLPAKATTTQ from the coding sequence ATGTCCACTGAGTTCCGAGGAAAAACCGTCATCGTGACCGGCGCCGGCCGCGGCATCGGCCAGGGTATTGCCCAGCACATGGCGAGCCTCGGCGCAACGGTGGTCGCCGTCGATTCGGTCGAGCGCAGGCTCACCCGCGCGCAGGAGAGCCTCACGGCAGTGGAGGGCAAGGTCATCCCGCTGGTTACGGACGTCACCAGCGTCGCGGATCTGCAGCGCCTGGTGGACACGGTCCTGCAAAAGTGCGGCTCCATCGACTACCTGGTCAACAACGCCGGAGTGGCGCGACAGAAGCCGTTTCTGGAGTATGACGAGGCCGATTATGTGTTGCAGGTGGACGTGAACTACAAGGGAACGTTCTTCGCCACCCAGCTTTGCGCGCGCGAGATGGTCAAGCACAAGAAGGGGGCCGTGGTGAACATCGCCTCCATCTCGGCGTGGCACTACACGATCCCGCACTCGATCTACTCGGGAGCGAAAGCAGCCGTGGTTACGTTCACGCGCGATGCCGCCTATGAGCTCGGACCGCACGGAGTGCGCGTCAACTGCGTCGCACCCGGGCCGATCGATACACCCCTGGCCGCGCAGATGGGTGCCAGCGAGAAGGCCGGCTACGACTCGGTGCTGCGCCTGGGCCGCTGGGGCCAGCCGCTGGACATCGCGCAGGCCGTGGAGTTCCTGTGCTCCGAGCGCTCCGCGTTCATCACCGGGCAGACCCTGTCGGTGGCCGGTGGCGCCGACCTGTGCGTGCTGCCCGCGAAGGCGACGACAACCCAATGA
- a CDS encoding CaiB/BaiF CoA transferase family protein: MNSSDASQAPREKPPLDGLVIADFSHFIAGPYATMVLGDLGAKVIKVESTEGDAFRAFPPFVEGEGVPYLWGNRNKLGVTLDLKSQAGRAVAADLVRKADVLVENFSTGVMERFGLGWPEMSKLNPRLVYCSISAYGREGPHAQRLGFDSVVQAESGFMSMTGFPDQQPTRAGPSVMDLGTALMAANAIQAALHARYRTGRGQKVEVSLFGMAVQMLGYFNTTYLATGRIPHRAGNSQVTAAPIGYFDTADKPIYITCANDRTFQRLMVQAFERSDLAAHPDFSTNAERVKHQPRLLTLMAEIFASQTQEHWLQKLQEAGVPSGAVRTVAEAMTSSEVEHLGLVETISHPKLGSIPNVKLPVTLSDTPLVAARAAPVLGSDTNAVLAEVLGYSGDRIATARADGAFGAP; encoded by the coding sequence ATGAACAGCAGCGATGCATCCCAGGCACCGCGGGAGAAGCCCCCGCTCGACGGATTGGTCATCGCGGATTTCTCGCACTTCATCGCCGGGCCGTACGCCACCATGGTGCTGGGCGACCTGGGTGCGAAGGTGATCAAGGTCGAAAGCACCGAAGGCGATGCGTTCCGGGCGTTTCCCCCGTTTGTCGAGGGTGAAGGCGTCCCCTACCTCTGGGGCAATCGCAACAAGCTGGGCGTCACGCTCGATCTCAAGAGCCAGGCCGGTCGCGCAGTGGCCGCCGACCTGGTGCGCAAGGCGGACGTGCTGGTGGAGAATTTCTCCACCGGCGTGATGGAGCGCTTCGGGCTCGGCTGGCCGGAGATGTCCAAGCTGAACCCACGCCTTGTGTACTGCTCGATCTCCGCCTATGGTCGCGAGGGACCGCATGCGCAGCGCCTGGGCTTCGACTCCGTAGTGCAAGCCGAAAGCGGCTTCATGTCGATGACGGGCTTTCCGGACCAGCAGCCCACGCGTGCCGGCCCCTCCGTCATGGACCTGGGCACTGCCCTGATGGCAGCCAATGCCATCCAGGCCGCCCTGCACGCGCGTTACCGCACCGGCCGCGGCCAGAAGGTTGAAGTGTCGCTTTTCGGGATGGCCGTGCAGATGCTCGGCTACTTCAACACGACCTACCTTGCGACAGGACGCATCCCACACCGCGCGGGCAATTCGCAGGTGACGGCAGCGCCCATCGGCTACTTCGACACGGCAGACAAGCCGATCTACATCACGTGCGCCAACGACCGGACCTTCCAGCGCCTGATGGTGCAGGCGTTCGAGCGGTCCGACCTCGCTGCCCACCCTGACTTCAGCACAAACGCAGAGCGCGTGAAGCACCAACCCCGACTGCTGACACTGATGGCCGAAATCTTCGCTTCGCAGACGCAGGAGCACTGGCTGCAAAAGCTGCAGGAAGCCGGCGTCCCGTCAGGCGCCGTGCGCACGGTCGCCGAAGCAATGACCTCCAGCGAGGTCGAGCACCTCGGGCTGGTCGAGACCATTTCGCACCCCAAGCTCGGATCCATTCCCAACGTGAAGCTGCCTGTGACGCTGTCGGACACGCCGCTGGTTGCCGCGCGCGCAGCCCCCGTGCTTGGCAGCGACACGAACGCAGTGCTGGCCGAGGTGCTCGGCTACTCCGGCGACCGCATTGCGACGGCGCGAGCCGACGGGGCCTTCGGCGCCCCTTGA
- a CDS encoding AMP-binding protein codes for MSEKMQPDSWPAIDVEAEIGGIREWTTGAVLAKRAALCPDRLFLRFVPDGRSYTFLDLHRSTNGIAHQLMALGIGKGAHVAMLSPNCPECLLGNLALGKIGAVSVPVNTAAKASLMEYYLSHADCTEAIVHEACMEEFASVAPRLPQLRQVVVIGDVERARRLLQGLRVLVEAFDASSVSDDPVDNGVQFTDLAYLLFTSGTTGPSKAIMYTHAAAWYWGKQGVHYRYHLPGDVDYVCMPLFHANALLMACGMAIVAGTTVVLDVRFSASQFWGLIRSHGVTRFNAIGAMANFLWSQPPSPLDRDHKVRVCSVAPAPPYVHEFASRYGVGVLAAYGLSDYGVGTSLPSTAPPEKAFSCGQVCDGVSMRIVDDHDFPLPTGEIGEILMRLELPWAAPTGYYKMPEATQAAWQNLWFHTGDYGYLDADGYLYLTGRKKDAIRRRGENISAFEVESAIASHTAVREVAVYPLPSEHGEDEVAVSVVLREGATLTHAELIAHCEASMSRHMIPRFLEFVEELPFTPTNKIEKYKLRERALDDPARMWDRAGGGHTATDELPSAASGSTDPACAR; via the coding sequence ATGAGCGAGAAGATGCAGCCCGATTCCTGGCCTGCGATCGATGTCGAGGCGGAGATCGGAGGTATCCGCGAATGGACCACCGGCGCCGTGTTGGCGAAGCGCGCAGCGCTGTGCCCGGACCGCCTCTTCCTGCGCTTCGTGCCGGATGGCCGCAGCTACACCTTCCTGGATCTCCACCGCAGCACCAACGGAATCGCGCATCAACTGATGGCCCTTGGGATCGGCAAGGGGGCGCACGTCGCAATGCTGTCGCCCAACTGTCCCGAATGCCTGCTGGGCAACCTGGCTCTGGGCAAGATCGGCGCGGTCTCGGTGCCCGTCAACACCGCGGCCAAGGCTTCGCTGATGGAGTATTACCTCTCGCATGCGGATTGCACGGAGGCCATCGTGCACGAGGCGTGCATGGAGGAATTCGCGTCGGTGGCACCCCGCCTCCCGCAGTTGCGGCAGGTGGTCGTCATCGGCGACGTAGAGCGAGCTCGCCGCCTGTTGCAAGGCCTGCGGGTCCTCGTGGAAGCTTTCGATGCGTCGTCAGTCAGCGATGACCCCGTGGACAACGGCGTGCAATTCACGGACTTGGCCTATCTTTTGTTCACCTCGGGAACCACAGGCCCTTCCAAGGCCATCATGTACACGCATGCCGCAGCCTGGTACTGGGGCAAGCAAGGCGTGCACTACCGCTACCACTTGCCCGGCGACGTCGATTACGTGTGCATGCCGCTGTTCCATGCCAACGCACTGCTGATGGCCTGCGGCATGGCAATCGTGGCAGGAACCACCGTCGTGCTGGACGTGCGCTTCTCCGCTTCGCAGTTCTGGGGGCTCATTCGCAGCCACGGCGTGACGCGCTTCAATGCGATCGGCGCGATGGCAAATTTCCTGTGGTCGCAGCCGCCGTCGCCGCTGGACCGGGATCACAAGGTCCGGGTGTGCTCGGTGGCGCCCGCGCCGCCCTATGTGCATGAGTTCGCCAGCCGGTACGGGGTGGGAGTGCTCGCCGCCTACGGGCTCAGCGACTACGGGGTCGGCACCTCGCTGCCGTCGACTGCGCCGCCGGAGAAGGCCTTCAGTTGCGGCCAAGTGTGTGACGGTGTGTCCATGCGCATCGTCGACGACCATGACTTTCCGTTGCCGACAGGAGAGATTGGCGAGATCCTGATGCGCTTGGAACTGCCCTGGGCCGCACCCACAGGCTATTACAAGATGCCCGAGGCTACGCAGGCGGCTTGGCAAAACCTGTGGTTCCACACCGGGGACTACGGCTACCTTGACGCGGACGGGTACCTCTACCTCACCGGCCGCAAGAAAGACGCGATACGCCGTCGCGGCGAAAACATCTCGGCCTTCGAGGTAGAGTCCGCCATCGCATCGCACACCGCCGTGCGGGAGGTGGCCGTTTACCCATTGCCGTCCGAACACGGCGAGGACGAAGTCGCGGTCTCGGTCGTCCTACGAGAAGGGGCTACGCTGACGCACGCGGAGCTCATCGCCCACTGCGAAGCCAGTATGAGCCGACACATGATTCCGCGGTTTCTTGAGTTCGTGGAGGAGCTGCCGTTCACGCCCACGAACAAGATCGAGAAGTACAAGCTGCGCGAGCGCGCTCTGGACGATCCGGCGCGGATGTGGGACCGTGCAGGCGGGGGGCACACCGCGACCGACGAACTCCCGTCGGCTGCGAGCGGATCGACAGATCCGGCGTGCGCCCGCTGA